Proteins encoded within one genomic window of Amycolatopsis nigrescens CSC17Ta-90:
- a CDS encoding sigma-70 family RNA polymerase sigma factor encodes MGRHSRTLRPLVDQCADTDGRDDLVTTLYQEFGGPLKAYALNLTGHDRHWAEDVVQETLIRAWRNADKLDRRPDMLLAWLYTVARRIVIDGWRSRRARPQEVEEADADSIGVPDESEKTLAALVIYDALRALSPEQREAVLQTYLCDRTVNEVAANLGVPPGTVKSRIYHAVRALRRALRDRG; translated from the coding sequence CCCCCTGGTCGATCAATGCGCCGATACGGACGGCCGTGACGACCTGGTGACGACGCTCTACCAAGAGTTCGGCGGCCCATTGAAGGCGTACGCGCTCAACCTGACCGGTCATGATCGGCACTGGGCCGAGGATGTCGTGCAGGAGACGCTGATCAGGGCGTGGCGCAACGCGGACAAGCTGGACCGGCGGCCGGACATGCTGCTGGCCTGGCTCTACACGGTGGCGCGCCGGATCGTCATCGACGGCTGGCGCAGCCGCCGGGCCCGACCGCAGGAAGTGGAGGAGGCCGACGCGGATTCGATCGGCGTGCCCGACGAATCGGAGAAGACACTGGCCGCGCTGGTGATCTACGACGCCCTTCGCGCCCTTTCCCCGGAACAGCGCGAAGCCGTATTACAGACCTATCTCTGTGATCGAACCGTGAACGAGGTGGCAGCGAATCTCGGAGTTCCGCCAGGTACGGTCAAATCGAGGATCTACCACGCCGTCCGAGCTTTACGCCGGGCATTGCGGGACCGAGGTTGA
- a CDS encoding zf-HC2 domain-containing protein — protein MTESTHVDVAAYILGALNERDTEAFQAHLLNCSICQLELLELHELPELLDEVRRAWPEPPSPRLPAGRPEETTGTRRRRRSRLVLAGTALLAAAATVLTVALLSPTSTRAGTPRAAPASGAPAQVRTGTAPGLEGSAALLGAEPTNTVDAKVTVRPKEWGAQAELELRGVTGPLRCRLIAVPWTGEAQVMTGWSVPAKGYGVPGSPEPLRVSGGTALGPAEIEYFEIRADDGSLLVTVPN, from the coding sequence ATGACCGAGAGCACCCATGTCGACGTCGCCGCGTACATTCTCGGCGCGTTGAACGAACGGGACACCGAAGCCTTCCAGGCGCATCTGCTGAACTGCTCGATCTGCCAGCTGGAACTGCTGGAGCTGCACGAGCTGCCGGAGCTGCTGGACGAGGTCAGGCGGGCCTGGCCGGAGCCGCCGAGCCCCAGGCTGCCGGCCGGCCGACCCGAGGAGACCACCGGCACCCGGCGTCGTCGTCGAAGCAGGCTGGTGCTCGCCGGCACCGCGCTGCTCGCCGCGGCCGCCACCGTGCTGACCGTGGCACTGCTCTCCCCCACCAGCACCCGCGCCGGCACCCCGCGAGCGGCGCCGGCCAGCGGCGCACCGGCGCAGGTGCGCACCGGCACGGCCCCCGGCCTGGAAGGCAGCGCCGCCCTGCTCGGGGCCGAACCGACGAACACCGTGGACGCCAAGGTCACCGTGCGGCCCAAGGAATGGGGCGCGCAGGCCGAGCTCGAACTGCGCGGCGTCACCGGTCCCCTGCGGTGTCGGCTGATCGCCGTGCCGTGGACAGGGGAGGCGCAGGTGATGACCGGCTGGTCGGTGCCGGCCAAGGGCTACGGCGTGCCGGGCTCCCCCGAGCCGCTGCGGGTCTCCGGCGGCACGGCGCTCGGCCCGGCCGAAATCGAGTACTTCGAAATCCGCGCCGACGACGGGTCTCTGCTGGTCACCGTGCCGAACTGA
- a CDS encoding cysteine hydrolase family protein: MTHALIVVDMQNLFVDLAGVDGPGVVKAVNERVAEAVEHGHPVFYTRDYAPIDLPEGDPEGRTSLHPDLDVRGTVVEKGPGKRGGFSGFLLAPVLEPQQGHGGGGLGPLAGLLAETQTRSVTVVGIATDICVAATARDAVRLGYEVTIPLSATAFAHAHPDGDQAALADLRAAGITLTP, encoded by the coding sequence ATGACCCATGCGCTGATCGTCGTCGACATGCAGAACCTGTTCGTGGACCTGGCCGGAGTGGACGGGCCCGGTGTGGTCAAGGCCGTCAACGAGCGGGTGGCCGAGGCGGTGGAGCACGGTCACCCGGTGTTCTACACCCGCGACTACGCCCCGATCGACCTCCCCGAAGGCGACCCCGAGGGCAGGACGAGCCTGCACCCCGACCTGGACGTGCGGGGCACGGTGGTGGAGAAGGGCCCCGGCAAACGTGGTGGCTTCTCGGGATTCCTGCTCGCCCCGGTGCTCGAACCGCAGCAGGGCCACGGCGGTGGCGGCCTTGGACCGCTGGCCGGTTTGCTCGCCGAGACGCAAACGCGCTCCGTTACCGTCGTCGGCATCGCAACGGACATCTGCGTCGCCGCGACCGCCCGCGACGCCGTACGCCTTGGCTACGAGGTGACAATCCCGCTCAGCGCCACGGCTTTCGCCCACGCGCACCCCGACGGCGACCAAGCAGCCCTAGCCGACCTACGCGCCGCCGGCATCACCCTCACCCCCTGA
- a CDS encoding MarR family winged helix-turn-helix transcriptional regulator — translation MSPRFAGPPLGVRLASTAKVVSRAFDDALSAAGGSRPTWMVLMSLKSRPVANQRELAAAVGIQGATLTHHLNTMEADGLLTRRRDPANRRVHLVELTEAGEAAFERMRGAALNFDSRLRAGFSAEQLTEFGDFLEQLQRNVTVSS, via the coding sequence ATGTCGCCACGATTCGCCGGACCGCCCCTCGGCGTCAGACTGGCCAGCACCGCGAAGGTCGTCAGCCGCGCGTTCGATGACGCGCTTTCGGCCGCAGGCGGGTCGCGTCCCACCTGGATGGTGCTGATGTCCCTGAAGAGCAGGCCGGTCGCCAACCAGCGCGAGCTCGCCGCCGCGGTGGGCATCCAGGGTGCCACCCTCACGCATCACCTGAACACCATGGAGGCTGACGGCCTGCTCACCCGCCGCCGCGATCCCGCCAACCGGCGCGTGCATCTCGTCGAACTCACCGAGGCGGGCGAAGCCGCCTTCGAGCGCATGCGCGGCGCGGCGCTCAACTTCGACAGTCGTTTGCGTGCCGGTTTCAGCGCGGAGCAGCTCACCGAGTTCGGCGATTTTCTCGAACAGCTCCAGCGCAACGTCACGGTTTCGTCTTGA
- a CDS encoding TIGR03560 family F420-dependent LLM class oxidoreductase — protein sequence MRISLNITHYSWPVPPADLVLRLAEIARAAEECGVDTLWVPDHLIQADPVSSPEKEMLEAYTTLGFLAGQTERVRLGTMVTAVSYRAPSLLVKAVTTLDVLSRGRAWLGIGAGYSEHEAATMGLPLPPTAARFGQLEETLQLANRMWARDESPFEGEHFRLTRPYASPGPASSPRPPVLIGGMGERRTLPLVAKYADACNLFDIPDDGRTVTHKLGVLAAHCAEIGRPFAEIEKTLSARLEPGETARQFLDRCGRWAELGFEHVVLITPGPWTMDALAQLADAVPAAREI from the coding sequence ATGCGTATCAGCCTGAACATCACGCACTACTCCTGGCCGGTCCCGCCCGCGGACCTCGTCCTCCGGCTCGCTGAGATCGCCCGCGCCGCGGAGGAGTGCGGTGTGGACACCCTGTGGGTACCGGACCACCTCATCCAGGCGGATCCGGTCAGCAGCCCGGAAAAGGAGATGCTCGAGGCGTACACCACGCTCGGGTTCCTGGCCGGACAGACCGAACGGGTTCGCCTCGGCACCATGGTCACCGCGGTCAGCTACCGGGCACCGAGCCTGCTGGTCAAGGCCGTCACCACGCTCGACGTGCTCTCCCGCGGACGGGCCTGGCTCGGTATCGGCGCCGGCTACTCCGAGCACGAGGCGGCCACGATGGGGCTGCCGCTGCCACCCACCGCGGCCCGTTTCGGGCAGCTCGAAGAGACCCTTCAGCTGGCGAACCGGATGTGGGCCCGCGACGAGTCGCCGTTCGAGGGCGAGCACTTCCGGCTGACTCGCCCCTATGCCAGCCCCGGCCCGGCGAGCAGCCCGCGCCCACCGGTCCTGATCGGCGGCATGGGGGAACGCAGAACCCTGCCGCTGGTGGCGAAATACGCCGACGCGTGCAACCTGTTCGACATTCCGGACGACGGCCGGACCGTCACGCACAAGCTCGGTGTGCTGGCCGCGCACTGCGCGGAGATCGGGCGGCCGTTCGCGGAGATCGAGAAGACGCTGAGCGCGCGGCTGGAACCGGGCGAGACCGCGCGGCAGTTCCTGGACCGCTGCGGCCGCTGGGCCGAGCTCGGCTTCGAGCACGTCGTGTTGATCACCCCCGGCCCGTGGACGATGGACGCGCTCGCCCAGCTGGCCGATGCCGTTCCGGCGGCACGGGAAATCTGA
- a CDS encoding zinc-binding dehydrogenase, translated as MRTSELAEPGSGEAVVKVDAAGVSFGDILLRLGVIPGGPTPPFTPGFDIAGVVEKVGPGVTGLEVGQPVAALLRTGGYSDRLIAPAERLVPRPSGADAVESAAVALNYFIAYQMLHRVAEAKPGHRILVHGASGGVGVAFLQLAQLAGIETYGSASAEKRDLVTKFGGHPIDYRKDDFVKIIRSLPGGTVHAAFDAIGGSHFNRSSSVVGRGGIMVAYGQSAALVDGKPNKAVGARGFLGGVALPKLIPNGKRTTFYNAWALEKSHPSAYREDLAEVLKLLAEGKISPLIAKTAALEEAADVQRQLEQGAVTGKVVLTPGDSK; from the coding sequence GTGCGCACCTCCGAGCTGGCCGAGCCCGGCTCCGGTGAGGCCGTGGTGAAGGTCGACGCCGCCGGTGTCTCCTTCGGTGACATCCTGCTCAGGCTCGGGGTCATTCCCGGCGGCCCGACGCCGCCGTTCACCCCCGGCTTCGACATCGCCGGCGTCGTGGAGAAGGTCGGTCCCGGCGTCACCGGGCTCGAGGTCGGCCAGCCGGTGGCGGCGCTGCTGCGCACCGGTGGCTACTCCGACCGCCTGATCGCGCCGGCCGAGCGGCTGGTGCCGCGGCCGTCCGGCGCCGACGCGGTGGAGTCCGCCGCGGTGGCACTGAACTACTTCATCGCCTACCAGATGCTGCACCGCGTCGCCGAAGCCAAGCCGGGACACCGGATCCTGGTGCACGGCGCCTCCGGTGGTGTCGGTGTCGCCTTCCTGCAGCTGGCCCAGCTCGCCGGGATCGAGACCTACGGCTCGGCATCGGCGGAGAAGCGGGACCTGGTGACCAAGTTCGGCGGGCACCCGATCGACTACCGCAAGGACGATTTCGTCAAGATCATCCGCTCGCTGCCGGGCGGCACCGTGCACGCCGCCTTCGACGCCATCGGCGGCAGCCACTTCAACCGCTCGTCCTCGGTGGTCGGCCGCGGCGGCATCATGGTCGCCTACGGGCAGAGCGCGGCGCTGGTGGACGGCAAGCCGAACAAGGCCGTCGGCGCGCGCGGCTTCCTCGGCGGGGTCGCACTGCCCAAGCTCATCCCCAACGGCAAGCGGACCACCTTCTACAACGCGTGGGCACTGGAGAAGTCGCACCCCAGCGCGTACCGCGAGGACCTGGCCGAGGTGCTCAAGCTGCTGGCCGAGGGCAAGATCTCGCCGCTGATCGCCAAGACCGCCGCGCTCGAGGAGGCCGCGGACGTGCAGCGCCAGCTGGAGCAGGGCGCGGTCACCGGCAAGGTGGTACTGACCCCCGGGGACTCGAAATAA
- a CDS encoding MDR family MFS transporter has protein sequence MIIFTGLALAMFLASLDQTIIATALPAIAGDLGGLDQLSWIITVYHLASAATTPLWGRASDIYGRKKLFISAILVFLLGSVLSGLAQDIGQLIAFRACQGLGAGGMMTLAMAVIADVVSPRERGRYQGYMQLMFTLASVLGPLLGGLLVDVSSWRWVFYVNIPIGAVALGVIIAKLKLPKTRTERALDYSGAVLLTSGVICLLLVTEWGGRQYSWGSGQILGLLGGALVLLVTFILWERRAAEPILPPRLFRNPVFVVVTITLFLATCMLFAVLMFTPLFLQIVVGSSATSSGLLLLPMTVGITISTVLSGRLIARTGRYRHFPVIGLAIATVVIFLLSRITESTSQLVVMLYMLLFGAGFGLVTQVLVIAVQNGAERQDIGIATASANFFRSLGASIGAAVFGSIFAAGLNSSLAQGGASGVDANAVQSSPAVIQQLPDAVREVVTTGVADSVTTVFLVGAGVAALAWVASLFLRGGTLRGKN, from the coding sequence ATGATCATTTTCACTGGTCTGGCGCTTGCCATGTTCCTCGCCTCGCTGGACCAGACGATCATCGCGACCGCGTTGCCGGCGATCGCCGGTGATCTCGGTGGTCTGGACCAGCTTTCCTGGATCATCACCGTCTACCATCTTGCCTCCGCCGCGACCACCCCGCTGTGGGGCCGGGCCAGCGACATCTACGGCCGGAAGAAGCTGTTCATCTCGGCGATTCTGGTTTTCCTGCTCGGCTCGGTGCTTTCCGGGCTGGCGCAGGACATCGGCCAGCTGATCGCGTTCCGCGCCTGCCAGGGACTCGGCGCCGGCGGCATGATGACGCTGGCCATGGCGGTGATCGCGGACGTGGTGTCGCCCCGGGAACGGGGCCGCTATCAGGGCTACATGCAGCTGATGTTCACCCTGGCCAGCGTGCTCGGGCCGCTGCTCGGCGGGCTGCTGGTGGACGTCTCGTCCTGGCGCTGGGTGTTCTACGTCAACATCCCGATCGGCGCGGTGGCGCTCGGGGTGATCATCGCGAAGCTGAAGCTGCCCAAGACCAGGACCGAACGGGCGCTGGACTACTCGGGGGCCGTGCTGCTCACCAGCGGCGTGATCTGCCTGCTGCTGGTCACCGAATGGGGCGGGCGCCAGTACTCCTGGGGCTCCGGCCAGATTCTCGGCCTGCTCGGCGGCGCACTGGTCCTGCTGGTCACCTTCATCCTGTGGGAGCGTCGGGCCGCCGAGCCGATCCTGCCGCCGCGGCTGTTCCGCAACCCGGTGTTCGTGGTGGTCACCATCACCCTGTTCCTGGCCACCTGCATGCTGTTCGCGGTGCTCATGTTCACCCCGCTGTTCCTGCAGATCGTGGTCGGCTCCAGCGCCACCAGCTCGGGCCTGCTGCTGCTGCCGATGACGGTGGGCATCACCATCTCCACCGTCCTTTCCGGACGGTTGATCGCCAGAACCGGGCGGTACCGGCACTTCCCGGTGATCGGGCTGGCCATCGCGACGGTGGTGATCTTCCTTCTCTCGCGGATCACCGAGTCCACCTCGCAGCTGGTGGTGATGCTCTACATGCTGCTGTTCGGCGCCGGTTTCGGCCTGGTCACCCAGGTGCTGGTGATCGCCGTGCAGAACGGCGCGGAACGTCAGGACATCGGCATCGCGACCGCTTCCGCGAACTTCTTCCGCTCGCTCGGCGCATCGATCGGGGCCGCGGTGTTCGGCTCGATCTTCGCCGCCGGGCTGAACAGCTCGCTGGCACAGGGCGGCGCATCGGGGGTGGACGCCAACGCGGTGCAGTCCAGTCCCGCGGTGATCCAGCAGCTGCCGGACGCCGTGCGGGAAGTGGTGACCACCGGGGTCGCGGACTCGGTGACCACGGTGTTCCTGGTCGGCGCCGGGGTGGCCGCGCTCGCGTGGGTCGCCTCGCTGTTCCTCAGGGGCGGCACCCTGCGCGGCAAGAACTGA
- a CDS encoding DUF1707 domain-containing protein, producing the protein MTNENPRSHGVRASDIEREKFAHRIETANGEGRLSLEETDRRLGLVYDATYRHELEWLVTDLPPEPVEQRTSAEVSQHAGKALRTHAIVVGIFSVFLVARWIVSGVPFFWPAFPMFWLALSLVVHALIRRSSLPGGRILPAFRRPGKKATTQ; encoded by the coding sequence ATGACCAACGAGAACCCGCGCAGCCACGGAGTTCGCGCCTCCGACATCGAACGAGAGAAGTTCGCCCACCGCATCGAGACCGCCAACGGCGAAGGCCGGCTGTCGCTCGAAGAGACCGACCGGCGGCTGGGCCTGGTGTACGACGCCACCTACCGGCACGAGCTGGAATGGCTGGTCACCGACCTGCCGCCGGAGCCGGTCGAGCAGCGGACCTCCGCGGAAGTTTCCCAGCACGCCGGGAAAGCGTTGCGTACGCACGCCATCGTGGTGGGCATCTTCTCGGTGTTCCTGGTGGCCCGCTGGATCGTCTCGGGAGTGCCGTTCTTCTGGCCCGCGTTCCCGATGTTCTGGCTGGCGCTCAGCCTGGTGGTGCACGCCCTGATCCGCCGCTCCAGCCTGCCGGGCGGGCGAATTCTGCCCGCCTTCCGCCGCCCCGGCAAGAAAGCCACCACCCAGTAA
- a CDS encoding FAD-binding oxidoreductase, with amino-acid sequence MVNRRTVLRAGAGAVGLAVAGAPLWSAAEARPATGAARWAQLRRSFTGDVVLPGDPAYDQARQLDSKAFDGVRPQAIAFCENSSDVRLCLNFAQDNDIQVALRSGGHSAAGYSTGTGLVLDTSRLNQVKVGRSTTTIGPGSQGVDIVNALAPSGLAAVTGNCATVCAGGYLQGGGIGPLARKFGIAADRLVSAEVVLPNGRIVRCSEHRERELFWALRGGGGGNFGVVTRYEIKPGNVTRMVSFSLSWPWEQAANVITAYLPWLAQAPDDLTANLTVMNQNAAPGSKPTVLVSGGWLGGPVSGLDPHLNELVSAVGAAPATRSADDLTYQQAIMRMFGCGDKTVDQCHRVGYNPEAMLQRQSLVMARGRLFEGELNGTGIDEALTAFEANPVAGQFRVMSFGGLGGQINRTPRTATAYVHRTAQHYFTFTSGVRTPVPTPEEKAAVEAWTDGGYAVAERYGDGEGQVNFIDSRLPDWRSAYYGENYHRLLRAKRRYDPHGFFRFAQGIGA; translated from the coding sequence ATGGTCAATCGAAGGACGGTGCTGCGGGCAGGTGCTGGTGCGGTCGGGCTCGCCGTGGCGGGTGCGCCGCTGTGGTCGGCCGCCGAAGCGCGGCCGGCCACCGGCGCGGCGCGCTGGGCACAGCTGCGCCGCTCCTTCACCGGGGACGTGGTGCTGCCCGGCGACCCGGCCTACGACCAGGCCAGGCAGCTCGACAGCAAGGCCTTCGACGGCGTCCGGCCACAGGCGATCGCCTTCTGCGAGAACAGTAGCGACGTGCGGCTCTGCCTGAACTTCGCGCAGGACAACGACATCCAGGTGGCGCTGCGCAGCGGTGGGCACTCCGCGGCGGGGTACTCCACCGGCACCGGGCTGGTGCTGGACACCTCGCGGCTCAACCAGGTCAAGGTGGGGCGTTCGACCACCACGATCGGGCCGGGCTCGCAGGGGGTGGACATCGTGAACGCGCTGGCCCCCAGCGGACTGGCCGCGGTCACCGGCAACTGCGCGACGGTCTGCGCCGGCGGGTACCTCCAGGGCGGCGGGATCGGGCCGCTGGCGCGGAAGTTCGGCATTGCCGCGGACCGGCTGGTGTCCGCCGAGGTGGTGCTGCCCAATGGCCGCATCGTGCGTTGTTCGGAGCACCGCGAACGTGAGCTGTTCTGGGCGCTGCGCGGTGGCGGCGGTGGCAACTTCGGGGTGGTCACCCGGTACGAGATCAAGCCGGGGAACGTGACCAGGATGGTCAGCTTCAGCCTGAGCTGGCCGTGGGAGCAGGCCGCGAACGTGATCACCGCGTACCTGCCCTGGCTGGCGCAGGCCCCGGACGATCTGACCGCGAACCTGACCGTGATGAACCAGAACGCCGCCCCCGGCAGCAAGCCGACCGTGCTGGTCTCCGGCGGCTGGCTCGGCGGCCCAGTGTCCGGGTTGGACCCGCACCTGAACGAGCTCGTCTCGGCGGTGGGCGCGGCCCCGGCCACCCGCAGCGCGGACGACCTGACCTACCAGCAGGCGATCATGCGGATGTTCGGCTGCGGGGACAAGACGGTGGACCAGTGCCACCGGGTCGGCTACAACCCCGAAGCGATGCTGCAGCGGCAGAGCCTGGTGATGGCGCGCGGGCGGTTGTTCGAGGGGGAGCTGAACGGCACCGGGATCGACGAGGCGCTCACCGCGTTCGAGGCGAACCCAGTGGCGGGCCAGTTCCGGGTGATGAGCTTCGGCGGGCTCGGCGGCCAGATCAACCGGACCCCGCGCACCGCGACCGCGTATGTGCACCGGACCGCGCAGCACTACTTCACCTTCACCTCGGGCGTCCGCACCCCGGTGCCGACGCCCGAGGAGAAGGCGGCCGTCGAAGCGTGGACCGACGGCGGTTACGCGGTGGCCGAGCGGTACGGCGACGGTGAGGGACAGGTGAACTTCATCGACTCCCGGCTGCCGGACTGGCGCAGCGCCTACTACGGCGAGAACTACCACCGCCTGCTCCGGGCCAAGCGCCGCTACGACCCGCACGGCTTCTTCCGCTTCGCCCAAGGCATCGGCGCCTGA
- a CDS encoding LLM class flavin-dependent oxidoreductase produces MTVRPFRFGVVAGYTPKVEALTGIARRAEELGYDTLVTPDPVAEHDPLTALSAVAAVTSRLHFGTFVLADAFRDRQQLNWQAQTLHKLSGGRFELGLGAGRPGAEQRAATLGRDFGSPGQRLRGLAETVALVKKEQDRPKLLLAGAGPKLLELAGREADIVTLTWKPQTTEDDAKSIVDNFRSAASARLAEIELNINLIAVGDELSTEVNKFIGASTADLAAAGAVTVLPGTPGECADTLRRWRDTYGISYITVNAAFLDKFAPVVEKLSGS; encoded by the coding sequence ATGACTGTTCGCCCGTTCCGTTTCGGTGTGGTCGCCGGGTATACGCCGAAGGTCGAGGCATTGACCGGGATCGCCCGGCGGGCCGAGGAGCTCGGCTACGACACCCTCGTCACGCCGGACCCGGTGGCCGAGCACGACCCGCTGACCGCGCTGTCCGCGGTCGCGGCGGTGACCAGCAGGCTGCACTTCGGCACCTTCGTGCTGGCCGACGCCTTCCGCGACCGGCAGCAGCTGAACTGGCAGGCGCAGACCCTGCACAAGCTCTCCGGCGGCCGGTTCGAGCTGGGGCTTGGCGCGGGCCGGCCGGGCGCCGAGCAGCGTGCCGCCACGCTCGGCCGGGATTTCGGCTCCCCGGGGCAGCGGCTGCGCGGGCTGGCCGAGACGGTGGCACTGGTCAAGAAGGAGCAGGACCGGCCGAAGCTGCTGCTCGCCGGTGCCGGGCCCAAGCTGCTGGAACTGGCAGGGCGCGAGGCCGACATCGTGACGCTGACCTGGAAGCCGCAGACCACCGAGGACGACGCAAAGTCCATTGTGGACAACTTCCGGTCCGCGGCGAGCGCGCGGCTGGCGGAGATCGAGCTGAACATCAACCTGATCGCGGTCGGCGACGAGCTCTCCACCGAGGTGAACAAGTTCATCGGTGCCAGCACCGCGGACCTCGCCGCGGCCGGCGCGGTCACCGTGCTGCCGGGTACCCCGGGTGAGTGCGCGGACACCCTGCGCCGCTGGCGCGACACCTACGGGATCTCCTACATCACGGTAAATGCGGCTTTCCTGGACAAGTTCGCGCCGGTGGTGGAAAAGCTGAGCGGCAGCTGA
- a CDS encoding ester cyclase, translating into MATDGNTSAATGSGRQGGKELIRHITDKIVNGGDLTLVRELFSEDYVAHKTGLSLPRGPEAFKMAVRQWRDAFPDYRVTIETLFGEGDLIANQFTAEGTHQGSLLGIPPSEKSFKLTGTEVHRVVDGLVVESWLADDLPRILTDVGVLAPGQSNKWT; encoded by the coding sequence TTGGCCACGGACGGGAACACCAGCGCTGCCACCGGCTCCGGCCGGCAGGGCGGCAAGGAGCTGATTCGGCACATCACGGACAAGATCGTCAACGGTGGCGATCTCACCCTGGTGCGCGAACTCTTCTCCGAAGACTACGTTGCGCACAAGACCGGGCTGTCGCTTCCGCGCGGCCCGGAGGCATTCAAGATGGCGGTCCGCCAGTGGCGCGACGCCTTCCCCGACTACCGCGTCACCATCGAGACGCTGTTCGGTGAGGGCGACCTGATCGCGAACCAGTTCACCGCGGAGGGCACCCACCAGGGTTCGCTGCTCGGCATCCCGCCATCGGAGAAGTCCTTCAAGCTGACCGGCACCGAGGTGCACCGGGTGGTGGACGGGCTGGTGGTCGAGTCCTGGCTGGCCGACGACCTGCCGCGGATCCTGACCGATGTGGGCGTACTCGCGCCGGGCCAGTCCAACAAATGGACCTGA
- a CDS encoding RCC1 domain-containing protein has product MTVVKPEAGIETGNVWIWGDNGFGQQCDGTNEPRLLPAKLDGLEDIVTITGGGGQGVVLLSDRTVWAWGRNDHGQVGDGTTENRSVPAKVEGLENVKQLSGGGGHTLALAQDGTVWAWGHNGRGDLGDGTTDSRSHPVKVKNLTDIARVSWGGGHSVALGNDGTVWTWGHNLFGGLGDGTTETRLEPVRVNLENVVEVNGGGGHTLAKTADGKLWAWGRNDRGQVGDGSNETRLDPVPVQGLDDVKIESFIGGYFHSLVLATDGTVWTWGNNDSGQLGDGTTDNRSLPAQVADLTGVKTIAGGGGRNEFGPGGHTVVLLEDGTLRAWGLNDAGQLGDGTTENRTHPVAVKGISGVKAIVAGGGYTMALA; this is encoded by the coding sequence ATGACGGTCGTGAAGCCGGAAGCCGGCATCGAAACGGGCAACGTATGGATTTGGGGGGACAACGGCTTCGGACAGCAGTGCGACGGCACGAACGAGCCTCGTCTCCTGCCGGCCAAGCTCGATGGTCTCGAGGACATCGTGACCATCACCGGCGGTGGCGGCCAGGGTGTCGTGCTGCTGTCCGACCGCACGGTCTGGGCCTGGGGCCGCAATGACCACGGCCAGGTCGGCGACGGCACCACCGAGAACCGCTCGGTGCCCGCCAAGGTCGAGGGCCTGGAGAACGTCAAGCAGCTCTCCGGCGGCGGCGGGCACACCCTGGCGCTGGCCCAGGACGGGACCGTCTGGGCCTGGGGCCACAACGGCCGCGGTGACCTCGGCGACGGCACCACGGACAGCCGCAGCCACCCGGTGAAGGTGAAGAACCTGACCGACATCGCGCGGGTCTCCTGGGGCGGCGGGCACAGCGTCGCGCTTGGCAACGACGGCACCGTGTGGACCTGGGGCCACAACCTGTTCGGCGGCCTCGGCGACGGCACCACCGAGACCCGGCTGGAGCCGGTACGGGTGAACCTGGAGAACGTGGTCGAGGTCAACGGTGGGGGCGGGCACACGCTGGCCAAAACCGCGGACGGCAAGCTGTGGGCCTGGGGCCGCAACGACCGCGGCCAGGTCGGCGACGGCTCCAACGAGACCCGGCTCGACCCGGTCCCGGTGCAGGGTCTGGACGACGTCAAGATCGAGTCGTTCATCGGCGGCTACTTCCACAGCCTGGTGCTGGCCACCGACGGCACCGTGTGGACCTGGGGCAACAACGACAGCGGCCAGCTCGGCGACGGCACCACGGACAACCGCAGCCTGCCCGCACAGGTGGCGGACCTGACCGGGGTCAAGACGATCGCCGGTGGCGGCGGCCGTAACGAGTTCGGCCCCGGCGGGCACACCGTCGTGCTGCTCGAAGACGGCACCCTCCGCGCGTGGGGCCTCAACGACGCCGGCCAGCTCGGCGACGGGACCACCGAGAACCGCACCCACCCGGTCGCGGTCAAGGGCATCAGCGGCGTCAAGGCCATCGTCGCCGGTGGTGGCTACACCATGGCACTGGCCTGA